In one Rhinoraja longicauda isolate Sanriku21f chromosome 32, sRhiLon1.1, whole genome shotgun sequence genomic region, the following are encoded:
- the LOC144608680 gene encoding thy-1 membrane glycoprotein-like — MNNLLILSVLAALPLVEGQQIKHLSACTTITNDLSLKCNYEKVSGDIKYEWSLLNVKGILMVIASTIQPGKVDPSYKNRAQGNIEAQMITLNVTGFGTADNGDYTCHLLWNAEPTRDYNKTILVMKEKVPKCGASGLLLNIPLMLSLLLLLPVLQTLGDLPCGTGN, encoded by the exons CGTTGCCTTTGGTGGAAGGCCAACAAATCAAACATCTGTCTGCCTGCACCACAATCACCAATGACCTGAGTCTCAAATGCAATTACGAAAAGGTCTCTGGAGACATCAAGTATGAGTGGAGTCTCCTCAATGTAAAGGGCATTTTGATGGTGATTGCAAGCACAATCCAACCGGGCAAGGTGGATCCGAGCTACAAGAATCGGGCCCAAGGAAACATTGAAGCTCAAATGATAACACTCAATGTGACTGGGTTtggaacagctgacaatggcgACTATACTTGTCATCTTCTCTGGAACGCTGAACCAACTCGTGACTACAACAAAACAATTCTAGTTATGAAAG AAAAAGTTCCAAAGTGCGGCGCCTCTGGGCTTCTGCTGAACATCCCTTTGATGCTGAGTCTACTGCTTTTGCTTCCCGTTCTTCAAACCCTGGGTGATTTGCCTTGTGGAACTGGAAACTAA